Genomic DNA from Marinobacter sp. MDS2:
GCACAGGCTCGGCTACTTTTTCAGGATCGCCCAAGCCGAAAAAGATCAGGAGTAACAGCAGCCCAAGGGCAGGGAATGCCAACCGAATCAGCCACTTCATCAGCATGGCTCGGTGCTCCGTCGAGAGTGCTCAGCCAGTAAATCGGCAAGCTGGGTGATTTGGGTCATAGACTGCAATTCCCGTGTCGTGTGTGGAGCTGCGGAAAGTAAGTTCTGCACAATAATAGAGGTGCAGTTTTGCATGCTCGCAACTTCCGGGTTGCGTTCATAAAGCGTTTGCCATGCCAGCGCCAATTCTGTTTGTTCAGCCTGCAACTCCGCTTCTGCGAGGGCGCGCCGAAGTTCATGGGTCGGGGCATGGTGCCGCGGGATCGATTTTCGGGCTGAGCGAA
This window encodes:
- a CDS encoding TIGR02444 family protein → MTQTESLTLPASMEPDNPLWRYALACWQKPDLAEACLALQEQGWSVTRILCAGWLGVNGRAFTGIEDAKVTEWREHVTGGIRSARKSIPRHHAPTHELRRALAEAELQAEQTELALAWQTLYERNPEVASMQNCTSIIVQNLLSAAPHTTRELQSMTQITQLADLLAEHSRRSTEPC